From a single Solanum dulcamara chromosome 4, daSolDulc1.2, whole genome shotgun sequence genomic region:
- the LOC129886411 gene encoding uncharacterized protein LOC129886411 has translation MSSLACQWLCGAYAYPSGRFFNFSSSSTSTSSLSGFMIYCSNSQFTPRGPGPGPGSSKNDLKFVLHDALDAFGVNTTHARIAREGFCSQIRKLSNIERETSICINRGVDLGKAALHIAAEDDSLVSHSSVPLPVDDFLDRLDHLSMGYCSRYSSSFASSPEHFIHCLEKYLYVNKGFRRTGVTNQSEPRALYLHSVLTHRCGSASLLSLLYSEILKMLRLWGFLSFDIEVFFPRDFSSSPRGYCKQKTKESDQPHVMTTQSLLEEMLKDLKDAFWPFQLDRTKSPFLRAARAANCLEINNDSDESAFELASVKAALHRLERGVWTSVRFGDMRRALSACERLILLQTDPKELRDYGALLYHCGFYKEALKYLTAYQDGQKESLGLIDNVEEQEAMEKLMIRLNLILMEEGWSLPTDNKSFLRNNSEPW, from the exons ATGAGTAGTTTGGCTTGTCAATGGCTTTGTGGAGCCTATGCTTATCCTTCTGGAAGATTTTTCAATTTCTCATCTTCCAGCACTAGCACCTCCTCTCTTTCTGGCTTCATGATATATTGCAGTAATTCTCAATTTACACCTCGAGGTCCGGGGCCAGGTCCGGGATCGTCGAAAAATGATCTCAAATTTGTTCTTCATGATGCTCTCGATGCGTTTGGTGTCAATACTACTCATGCCCGT ATAGCGAGAGAAGGATTCTGCTCACAAATTCGAAAATTATCAAATATTGAGAGAGAAACGAGTATTTGCATAAATAGAGGGGTTGATTTAGGAAAAGCCGCTCTTCATATAGCAGCTGAGGATGATTCCCTCGTTTCACACTCCTCTGTTCCGCTTCCTGTTGATGATTTCTTGGATAGATTGGATCATCTTTCAATGGGATACTGCTCGCGATATAGCTCTTCTTTTGCATCCTCTCCGGAACACTTCATTCACTGTTTAGAAAAGTACCTGTACGTTAATAAG GGTTTCCGAAGGACTGGTGTGACAAATCAATCAGAGCCGCGTGCTCTTTATCTTCACTCA GTTTTAACACATCGCTGTGGTTCTGCTTCACTACTTTCCCTTTTATACTCGGAGATATTGAAGATGCTGCGCTTGTGGGGATTTTTAAGTTTTGATATTGAAGTTTTCTTCCCTCGTGATTTTTCGAGCTCTCCTCGGGGCTACTGCAAACAAAAAACTAAAGAATCTGATCAACCACATGTCATGACTACGCAATCATTGCTAGAAGAG ATGCTGAAAGATTTGAAGGATGCTTTCTGGCCATTTCAGCTTGATCGTACTAAGAGTCCTTTCCTGAGAGCAGCACGAGCTGCCAACTGTTTGGAAATTAACAACGATTCCGACGAAAG TGCATTCGAGCTTGCATCTGTCAAGGCTGCTCTGCATCGGCTAGAGCGTGGTGTTTGGACCAGTGTTCGTTTTGGGGACATGAGACGTGCACTCTCTG CATGTGAACGTCTTATCCTCTTGCAAACTGATCCAAAGGAATTGAGGGATTATGGCGCTCTACTCTACCATTGTGGATTTTATAAGGAAGCGCTCAAGTACCTCACAGCATACCAGGATGGGCAG AAGGAATCGCTTGGTTTGATTGATAATGTGGAGGAACAAGAAGCTATGGAGAAATTAATGATTCGCCTTAACCTTATCTTGATGGAGGAAGGTTGGTCTCTCCCCACAGATAACAAAAGTTTCCTGCGCAACAATTCCGAGCCCTGGTAA
- the LOC129886409 gene encoding phosphatidylinositol 4-phosphate 5-kinase 6-like — translation MSKEFSGILKACREFTVKKATAKKRAKNIIFATMSVAHVDDDLDAPGEVYYAEKILNNGDIYTGKWSDNCPNGQGKYLWSDGCMYVGDWVKGKTMGKGKFSWPSGATYEGKFKNGYMDGEGTYTGYSNDTYRGSWVINMKHGKGTRDYVNGDHYEGDWRRGQPDGQGRYQWINGNQYIGQWRNGKMNGNGTMIWASGNRYDGSWEDGFPKGNGTFRWADGSFYVGIWSKDSREQSGTYYPSSSRTGTFDWDPQDVYSNDLLGCLISPGERISVYPSQKMATWPCEGEFLQKLPIAKTPKANNARPKRNSVDGRLSNGDGYCWGSETDAGSNSVYSEQPRESSEESRSIQTDEVDNSRGFQPHCIKIQPNKKPGTTISKGHKNYDLMLNLQLGIRHSVGRPAPATSLDLRATAFDTKEKIWTKFPTEGSKHTPPHQSCEFKWKDYCPLVFRTLRKLFKVDPADYMISICGNDALRELSSPGKSGSFFYLTNDDKYMIKTLKKAEVKVLLGMLPAYYNHVRAFENTLVTKFFGLHCVKMTGPAQKKVRFVIMGNLFCTEYAIHRRFDLKGSSHGRVTEKSESQIDSTTTLKDLDLNFLFRLQKVWFQEFCRQVDRDCDFLEQERIMDYSLLVGVHFREVSGSGEPVTTETRNSGVRTPTANADQSGDVSTPQISRADMDLLFDPSGWASIRLGINMPAKAELTMRRSDFEAQLVGEPTGQYYDVILFFGIIDILQNYDISKKLEHAYKAFQYDPTSISAVDPKQYSKRFRDFILKVFAEDT, via the exons ATGAGCAAAGAATTTAGTGGCATTTTGAAGGCCTGTAGGGAGTTCACAGTAAAGAAAGCAACTGCAAAGAAAAGagccaaaaacatcatttttgCAACAATGTCAGTGGCACATGTTGATGATGACCTTGATGCCCCTGGTGAGGTTTATTATGCAGAGAAAATATTGAACAATGGGGATATATATACGGGGAAATGGAGCGATAATTGCCCCAATGGCCAGGGGAAGTATTTGTGGTCAGATGGTTGTATGTATGTTGGTGATTGGGTTAAAGGGAAGACAATGGGAAAGGGAAAGTTCAGTTGGCCTTCTGGTGCAACCTATGAAGGCAAGTTCAAGAATGGTTATATGGATGGTGAAGGGACTTATACAGGGTACTCGAATGATACGTATAGAGGTTCTTGGGTGATCAATATGAAACATGGTAAAGGAACAAGGGATTATGTGAATGGAGATCATTATGAAGGAGATTGGCGTCGTGGGCAGCCAGATGGGCAAGGGAGATATCAATGGATCAATGGGAATCAATATATTGGACAGTGGAGAAATGGGAAGATGAATGGTAATGGTACAATGATTTGGGCTAGTGGGAATAGGTATGATGGTTCTTGGGAAGATGGATTTCCTAAAGGGAATGGCACGTTTCGATGGGCAGATGGGAGTTTTTATGTTGGTATTTGGAGTAAGGATTCTAGGGAGCAGAGTGGGACTTATTATCCTTCAAGTTCACGAACAGGTACTTTCGATTGGGATCCTCAGGATGTGTATTCAAATGATCTACTAGGATGTCTGATTAGTCCAGGTGAAAGAATATCAGTGTACCCTTCACAAAAGATGGCTACTTGGCCATGTGAAGGGGAATTTCTGCAGAAGTTGCCAATAGCAAAGACTCCAAAAGCAAATAATGCAAGGCCTAAACGAAATTCTGTGGATGGGAGGTTAAGCAATGGAGATGGCTACTGTTGGGGGTCAGAAACTGATGCAGGTTCAAATAGTGTATATTCAGAACAACCAAGAGAGTCAAGTGAAGAATCGAGAAGCATTCAAACTGATGAGGTAGATAATTCAAGAGGATTTCAACCACATTGCATCAAAATTCAACCAAACAAGAAGCCAGGAACAACAATATCGAAAGGGCATAAAAACTATGACCTCATGCTTAATTTGCAGCTGGGAATAAG ACATTCTGTAGGAAGGCCTGCTCCAGCTACATCCCTTGATCTTAGAGCTACAGCTTTTGACACGAAAGAAAAGATATGGACAAAGTTTCCTACAGAAGGATCCAAGCATACTCCTCCACACCAGTCGTGTGAGTTCAAATGGAAGGATTACTGCCCATTAGTTTTCAG GACCCTTAGGAAACTGTTTAAAGTGGATCCAGCTGATTACATGATATCTATATGTGGAAATGATGCACTTCGAGAGCTCTCATCCCCGGGAAAAAGTGGAAGCTTTTTTTACTTGACCAATGATGACAAGTACATGATAAAGACCTTAAAGAAGGCAGAAGTAAAA GTTCTTTTAGGAATGCTTCCAGCTTATTACAATCATGTTCGAGCATTTGAGAACACTCTAGTTACTAAATTTTTTGGCCTTCATTGTGTGAAGATGACTGGACCTGCTCAGAAGAAG GTTCGCTTTGTCATAATGGGGAACTTGTTCTGTACTGAGTATGCCATTCACAGACGTTTTGACTTGAAAGGTTCTTCCCATGGCCGTGTCACTGAGAAATCTGAATCCCAAATTGACTCCACTACTACCCTCAAGGACCTGGATCTCAATTTCTTATTCAGGCTGCAGAAAGTTTGGTTCCAAGAGTTCTGCAG GCAAGTGGACCGCGACTGTGATTTCCTTGAACAGGAGAGAATCATGGACTACAGTCTTTTGGTTGGAGTTCACTTTCGAGAAGTTTCAGGTTCCGGTGAACCAGTCACAACTGAGACGCGTAATTCTGGAGTTCGGACTCCTACTG CTAATGCAGACCAAAGTGGTGATGTATCAACTCCTCAAATTTCCAGGGCTGACATGGATCTTCTCTTTGATCCTTCGGG GTGGGCTTCCATTAGATTGGGTATCAACATGCCAGCAAAGGCTGAATTAACAATGAGAAGAAGCGATTTCGAGGCACAGCTAGTGGGAGAGCCCACAGGGCAGTATTATGATGTCATCTTATTCTTTGGTATAATCGATATACTACAGAATTATGACATAAGCAAGAAGCtggaacatgcatataaagcaTTCCAATATGATCCAACCTCAATCTCCGCAGTTGATCCCAAGCAGTACTCAAAACGTTTTCGGGACTTCATATTAAAAGTTTTTGCAGAAGACACCTGA